A single genomic interval of Candidatus Margulisiibacteriota bacterium harbors:
- a CDS encoding response regulator yields the protein MDHKFKILIIDDMAVIRTILRVALYNTADMVPEQIYEAGNGKEALELLSKQKVDLIFSDINMPQMDGIAFLKELNARGIKIPVVVLSTVESKDKIIEAIKLGAIKFIHKPFHSEDLKEVIDKVILDK from the coding sequence ATGGACCATAAATTTAAAATACTTATAATTGATGATATGGCAGTTATTAGAACAATATTGAGAGTCGCGCTATACAATACGGCTGATATGGTTCCTGAACAAATTTATGAAGCTGGAAACGGAAAAGAAGCTTTGGAACTATTGAGTAAACAAAAAGTGGATCTAATTTTTTCGGATATCAATATGCCGCAAATGGATGGGATAGCGTTTTTGAAAGAACTTAATGCCCGAGGTATAAAAATACCTGTTGTTGTGCTTAGTACCGTGGAGTCGAAGGATAAGATTATAGAAGCTATAAAGCTCGGCGCTATTAAATTTATCCACAAACCATTTCATTCGGAGGACTTAAAAGAGGTAATTGATAAAGTAATTCTAGATAAATAG